From Acipenser ruthenus chromosome 2, fAciRut3.2 maternal haplotype, whole genome shotgun sequence, a single genomic window includes:
- the LOC117408907 gene encoding grpE protein homolog 1, mitochondrial-like, translating into MASWCVRVVRQSFSVVASPVLLRASPRLLCTAAQKKSNGQNSEEDQSGAQKTEHSPAMAAWTEEKTTLEEQLKEMTDKYKRALADTENLRQRSQKLVEDAKLYGIQGFCKDLLEVADVLEKATESVPKEEISPQNPHLKNLYEGLVLTEVQIHKVFTKHGLIKLNPTGAKFDPYEHEALFHSPVEGKEPGTVALVTKVGYKLHGRTLRPALVGVVKAP; encoded by the exons ATGGCGAGCTGGTGTGTGAGAGTGGTGAGGCAGAGTTTTTCTGTCGTAGCATCGCCTGTGCTTTTGAG aGCCTCCCCGAGGTTGCTGTGCACTGCGGCTCAAAAGAAGAGCAATGGCCAGAACTCGGAAGAGGACCAAAGTGGAGCACAGAAAACGGAGCACAGTCCTGCCATGGCAGCCTGGACTGAGGAGAAGACCACACTAGAAGAGCAACTAAAGGAGATGACA GACAAGTATAAGCGAGCCCTTGCAGATACAGAAAACCTGCGGCAGAGAAGTCAGAAGTTGGTAGAAGATGCGAAGTTATATG GCATTCAAGGCTTCTGCAAAGACCTGCTGGAAGTTGCTGATGTCTTGGAGAAAGCAACAGAGAGTGTCCCCAAAGAGGAGATCTCCCCTCAGAACCCCCATCTGAAGAACTTGTATGAAGGACTGGTCTTGACTGAGGTTCAAATCCATAAAGTGTTCACCAAGCATGGCTTAATCAAGCTAAACCCAACTGGGGCCAAATTTGACCCCTACGAACACGAAGCTCTATTCCACAGTCCGGTTGAAGGAAAGGAACCAGGCACAGTAGCACTGGTCACCAAGGTGGGATATAAACTGCATGGGCGCACTCTCAGACCTGCCCTGGTAGGTGTGGTTAAAGCACCATAG